The following proteins come from a genomic window of Triticum aestivum cultivar Chinese Spring chromosome 6A, IWGSC CS RefSeq v2.1, whole genome shotgun sequence:
- the LOC123130065 gene encoding uncharacterized protein: MAGDLGSSAATATARPTRPAMAGRSSSMAHVHHHANGVPGAKAKDGGGALGRPPTRSYSHSQRHNQQPSRRSHHRRSHSHSEGEPTKHRQPGCKQLTGETMGGLATASCLLPCAVVDFAFLATVRAPVALCRRAVRGSRLRRSASVGEAEMAKLREEADSVLKFGRTASAWPATAPADEEKELEKQVWASFRDAGFGRTSPHLDNDIS; this comes from the coding sequence ATGGCGGGCGACCTCGGCAGCTCGGCTGCAACAGCCACGGCGCGCCCCACGCGACCGGCCATGGCCGGTCGCTCCAGCAGCATGGCCCACGTTCACCACCACGCCAACGGAGTACCCGGAGCCAAGGCCAAAGACGGCGGTGGAGCGCTCGGTCGCCCTCCCACTCGCAGCTACAGCCACAGTCAGCGGCACAACCAGCAGCCTTCCCGCCGCTCGCATCATCGGCGCAGCCACAGCCACAGCGAAGGCGAGCCGACCAAGCACAGGCAGCCCGGGTGCAAGCAGCTGACCGGTGAAACGATGGGTGGATTAGCCACCGCAAGCTGCCTCCTCCCGTGCGCGGTGGTGGACTTCGCCTTCCTCGCCACGGTACGCGCGCCGGTGGCGCTCTGCCGCCGCGCTGTACGAGGGAGCCGGCTCAGACGCTCGGCCTCGGTGGGAGAGGCGGAGATGGCGAAGCTCCGCGAGGAGGCGGACAGCGTACTCAAGTTCGGCAGGACGGCGTCGGCGTGGCCGGCAACGGCCCCAGCGGATGAGGAAAAGGAGCTGGAGAAACAGGTGTGGGCAAGTTTCCGTGACGCCGGCTTCGGGAGAACCTCGCCGCATCTCGACAACGATATCAGTTGA